The following proteins are co-located in the Flammeovirga kamogawensis genome:
- a CDS encoding MarR family winged helix-turn-helix transcriptional regulator has translation MSTLMSEEVEERRHLTKIIAQVSRIGNYMLGRQFEREGLPISREQWDVLVMLWEKDGRAQQEFATFLLKNRASITSLIDNMEKNNLVTRVPNPNDKRSKLIYLTRKARDLKDKVIGIAEESILVITNDIPLDDVKAGVELLRKCLSNITEYEKSISEPK, from the coding sequence ATGAGCACATTAATGAGTGAAGAAGTTGAAGAGAGAAGACACCTAACGAAAATAATAGCACAAGTTTCTAGAATAGGTAACTATATGTTAGGTCGTCAGTTTGAAAGAGAAGGTTTGCCAATCTCAAGAGAACAATGGGATGTTTTAGTAATGCTTTGGGAAAAAGATGGGCGAGCACAACAAGAATTTGCTACATTTTTACTTAAAAACAGAGCAAGTATTACTAGTTTAATCGATAACATGGAAAAAAACAATCTTGTTACTCGTGTCCCTAACCCTAATGATAAACGCTCTAAGCTAATTTACTTAACTAGAAAAGCACGCGATCTTAAAGACAAAGTAATAGGAATTGCTGAAGAATCAATTTTAGTGATTACTAATGACATTCCTTTAGATGATGTTAAAGCTGGCGTTGAACTTTTAAGAAAATGTTTAAGTAATATCACTGAATACGAAAAAAGTATTTCAGAGCCTAAATAA
- a CDS encoding Hsp20/alpha crystallin family protein, translated as MKYTLSDYPATFISSLMNDVVNVLDTVNPVDAQVPMNVKEGAESFTVEVVVPGITKENIDISVKENKLIVSYKHTSEENEEVKYLKREFSKKDFERTFTLPNNINLDEIKASYDEGILSVLLPKNVSLEKKKIEIS; from the coding sequence ATGAAATATACATTGTCAGATTACCCAGCAACTTTTATATCATCTTTAATGAATGATGTAGTTAATGTATTAGATACTGTAAATCCAGTTGATGCTCAGGTTCCTATGAATGTTAAAGAAGGAGCGGAAAGCTTTACAGTAGAAGTTGTTGTGCCAGGAATTACTAAAGAAAATATTGACATATCAGTAAAAGAAAATAAACTGATAGTTAGTTATAAACATACTTCTGAAGAAAATGAAGAAGTAAAATACCTTAAAAGAGAGTTTTCTAAAAAGGATTTTGAAAGAACTTTTACGTTACCAAATAATATTAATTTGGACGAAATAAAGGCTTCTTATGATGAAGGTATTTTATCTGTACTTTTACCTAAGAATGTTTCTTTGGAGAAGAAAAAGATTGAAATAAGTTAA
- a CDS encoding L,D-transpeptidase family protein, translating to MQTLSTIKFKRFYFLVVISLCLLTLPSIAQEETNTPIKREIHSILDQIQAENSIDGISLFSDSLMPLVYETVDYKPLWTSKKNITDILTLINNAYFDGLTPSHYHLEKIQELLASDRDIHQDALMDILLTDAGVLLISHYIWGKVQPETISSTWNFDTKEFTQDRIPLIIQPIENEVIPEAFSNFIPNDELYIGLKKSLADFRKIKENGGWKKLQKMDKIEVGDENESIPELRKRLAVTSTLFTFDTLILKVDTTYRSQVEEVEITNAPSVTPVVDTIRSIFPYSTTPILDSNYVKVAYLDTTSTIYDENLKKSVIKFQKMYGLETDGKVGKATLKALNTPIENRINTLRVNLERSRWIHHEDTDNFIFVNIASFQLFLHKNNKWFYQTRVVVGKTFHQTPVFKSKLSYIDINPTWTVPYSIASKEMLPKLKKDAGYLAKHNMKLYDRANVEVDPQTIDWKSIKQNNFPYVIVQGSGPRNALGHVKFIFPNKYSIYLHDTPSRYLFSKNSRAFSHGCIRVYKPLELAEVLLDDPENYSLEKINDIVKEEQLKRVFVKDRPTVYLLYFTALLGPSESIHFYDDIYSRDQRVLKALNKALY from the coding sequence ATGCAAACTCTATCTACTATCAAATTCAAGCGATTTTACTTCCTAGTTGTAATTTCGCTTTGTCTTCTGACTTTACCGTCAATTGCTCAAGAAGAAACTAATACTCCTATAAAAAGAGAAATACATTCTATTTTGGATCAAATTCAAGCTGAAAATTCAATAGATGGTATTTCTCTTTTCTCTGATTCATTAATGCCATTAGTTTATGAAACAGTAGATTACAAACCACTTTGGACAAGTAAAAAAAATATAACTGATATTCTCACACTCATCAACAATGCTTATTTTGATGGGCTTACCCCTTCTCATTATCATCTAGAGAAAATACAAGAATTATTAGCCTCTGATCGAGATATACATCAAGATGCTTTAATGGATATTCTTTTAACAGATGCTGGAGTACTTCTTATTTCTCATTATATATGGGGAAAAGTACAGCCAGAAACAATATCATCTACATGGAATTTCGATACAAAAGAATTCACTCAAGATAGAATACCATTAATAATTCAGCCAATTGAGAATGAAGTAATTCCTGAGGCTTTCAGTAATTTTATTCCAAATGATGAATTGTATATTGGTTTAAAAAAATCATTAGCTGATTTCAGAAAAATTAAAGAAAATGGAGGTTGGAAAAAACTCCAAAAAATGGATAAAATTGAAGTTGGTGATGAAAATGAATCTATTCCAGAGTTAAGAAAAAGACTTGCTGTTACTAGTACATTATTTACTTTCGATACACTTATACTTAAAGTAGATACTACTTACAGAAGTCAGGTTGAAGAAGTTGAAATAACCAATGCTCCATCAGTTACTCCAGTAGTAGACACTATACGTTCAATTTTTCCATATAGTACTACTCCAATATTAGATTCAAATTATGTGAAAGTTGCGTATTTAGATACTACTTCAACTATCTATGATGAGAATTTGAAAAAATCTGTTATTAAGTTTCAGAAAATGTATGGTCTAGAAACAGATGGAAAAGTAGGAAAAGCAACTTTAAAAGCATTAAATACTCCTATAGAAAACCGCATTAACACGTTAAGAGTTAACCTAGAACGCTCTAGGTGGATACATCATGAAGATACAGACAATTTTATTTTTGTAAATATTGCTAGTTTTCAACTGTTCTTACATAAAAACAATAAATGGTTTTATCAAACAAGAGTTGTAGTAGGTAAAACCTTTCATCAAACTCCCGTTTTTAAATCAAAGTTAAGCTATATAGACATCAACCCAACATGGACAGTACCTTACAGTATTGCTAGTAAAGAAATGCTACCAAAACTTAAAAAGGATGCAGGATATTTAGCAAAACACAACATGAAACTTTATGACAGAGCAAATGTTGAAGTTGACCCTCAAACGATAGATTGGAAATCTATAAAACAAAATAACTTCCCTTATGTAATTGTACAAGGTTCAGGACCAAGAAATGCTTTGGGACACGTAAAATTCATCTTTCCTAATAAATATTCTATTTACCTACATGATACACCTTCTAGGTATTTATTTAGTAAAAATTCTAGAGCTTTTAGCCATGGTTGTATACGTGTTTACAAACCCTTAGAGTTAGCCGAAGTTTTATTAGACGACCCTGAAAATTATAGTCTTGAAAAAATTAATGATATTGTAAAAGAAGAACAATTAAAACGTGTTTTTGTAAAAGATAGACCAACAGTTTACCTACTCTATTTTACTGCATTATTAGGTCCTTCAGAATCTATTCATTTCTATGATGATATTTATTCCAGAGATCAGAGAGTTTTAAAAGCTCTAAACAAAGCACTCTACTAA
- a CDS encoding Hsp20/alpha crystallin family protein — MSITRQNAYPIRKRSLVSNLFSNDIETVHIPTNIKETTNEFLIELIVPGFKKEFFDIGVEQNKLSISYKSIIEKNESEEAEVPTEKFLVKGYEVKDFAKVFRLPENVEVNNLSAKFNQGILVVSLPKSEEKLPVKIQVQ; from the coding sequence ATGAGTATTACAAGACAAAACGCATATCCAATTAGAAAGAGATCATTAGTATCTAATTTATTTTCTAACGATATAGAAACTGTTCATATTCCTACAAATATTAAAGAAACTACTAATGAGTTTTTAATTGAGCTTATTGTACCTGGTTTTAAAAAAGAGTTTTTTGATATAGGAGTAGAGCAGAATAAATTATCTATCTCTTACAAAAGTATAATAGAGAAAAACGAGAGTGAAGAGGCAGAAGTACCTACAGAAAAGTTTTTGGTAAAAGGGTATGAAGTAAAGGATTTTGCAAAAGTATTTAGACTACCAGAAAATGTAGAAGTAAATAACTTATCAGCAAAATTTAATCAAGGGATTTTAGTGGTGTCATTACCTAAAAGTGAAGAGAAACTTCCTGTTAAAATTCAAGTACAATAA